Proteins found in one Aspergillus chevalieri M1 DNA, chromosome 2, nearly complete sequence genomic segment:
- a CDS encoding uncharacterized protein (COG:S;~EggNog:ENOG410PRRF), translating into MSSERFMSPPSPVESVDSFDSGPAATTANRDTATESTGKTKRSDDVMVTLSLPPQPAMTPRSRSPLARSHFRSRSLAEVPNMPPMTRAYSSPGLDSRGRYIFVNGRGAPISNPLENGKRHPFLQVATGDALESRMAPLKISEPIAEHAELDTAMNPSSQTDAESAHAVSPAISTHHTFPRMGRRRPSSPLHFHPGNASSPGPFPVYSSSPVMLGSKYNEAFPSYSSSSASSMPSTPTSLRSRSPSISSLETIPDIPDAEAAASEADQVAALKAAADRIDDGEASGAGNRRRGTSDAMGPAGSLMGMRGGYGVRADKRKRWSVCGAERRQDLDLETIWED; encoded by the coding sequence ATGTCGTCAGAACGATTCATGTCTCCTCCAAGTCCCGTGGAATCCGTCGATTCCTTCGACTCAGGACCAGCAGCCACGACAGCAAACCGAGATACTGCTACGGAGTCGACGGGAAAGACGAAACGGTCCGACGATGTCATGGTAACCTTGTCGCTACCACCCCAGCCAGCGATGACGCCTCGAAGCCGCTCCCCTTTGGCccggtcgcatttccgttcTCGTTCGCTGGCCGAGGTTCCGAATATGCCTCCCATGACGCGCGCTTACTCCTCTCCGGGGCTGGATTCCCGGGGTCGATATATTTTTGTGAATGGTCGCGGAGCCCCGATTTCCAACCCACTCGAGAATGGTAAACGGCATCCGTTCTTGCAAGTCGCTACGGGGGATGCTCTTGAGTCTAGGATGGCACCGTTGAAGATATCAGAACCTATTGCAGAGCATGCGGAACTAGATACCGCCATGAATCCATCTTCGCAGACAGACGCAGAGTCGGCTCATGCTGTGTCGCCTGCGATATCCACCCACCATACCTTTCCCCGGATGGGTCGCCGACGGCCTTCGTCCCCGCTTCACTTTCACCCGGGCAATGCTAGTAGCCCCGGTCCTTTTCCTGTCTACTCCTCTTCGCCGGTGATGCTCGGTTCGAAATACAACGAAGCCTTCCCGTCCTATTCCAGTTCGTCCGCGTCGTCCATGCCTTCAACTCCTACGAGCTTGCGTTCTCGCAGCCCCAGTATATCTTCGTTAGAGACGATCCCTGACATTCCGGATGCGGAGGCTGCGGCCAGTGAGGCAGATCAGGTCGCGGCTTTGAAAGCGGCTGCTGACAGGATCGATGACGGAGAGGCGTCGGGCGCAGGAAATAGACGGCGTGGAACATCTGATGCCATGGGGCCTGCTGGTTCATTGATGGGCATGCGGGGAGGTTATGGTGTCAGGGCAGACAAGAGGAAACGGTGGAGTGTCTGTGGTGCTGAACGTCGTCAGGACCTGGATTTGGAAACCATCTGGGAAGATTGA
- a CDS encoding TFIIH complex kinase subunit CCL1 (BUSCO:EOG09263SFX;~COG:D;~EggNog:ENOG410PMZ9;~InterPro:IPR036915,IPR031658,IPR043198,IPR006671, IPR013763;~PFAM:PF00134,PF16899;~go_function: GO:0016538 - cyclin-dependent protein serine/threonine kinase regulator activity [Evidence IEA];~go_process: GO:0006357 - regulation of transcription by RNA polymerase II [Evidence IEA]), with protein MIEDDIYRTSSQFRIWSFTEDSLKQLRATTNTIASERVRAALRRAREARQSAAPSAVGTPTANQSGSEADGKGAEERIIECLTPEEEQELVRYYCEKTVELGETYKPPMPTIVRATAIQYLRRFYLTNSPMTYHPKSIMACALFLATKTDNYYMSLRQFAAGIPGDTTQEDVIAPEFLIMQSLRFTFDVRHPFRGLEGGIMELQAISQGLGQPSPLQPQQTPEDLRRGLSSIPPAPNASSSQSLNDRLARAHHTTREILKSAAQMTDTYFLYTPSQIWLSAFFLADKPLAEFYLDTKIGGPPATDPDSPLSTLRTKLLTILTNCSNLLSAYKPLSTDPEQMKTLRRIAKKLYHCQNPEKANIAGQKRIPAAATSSGAATAAGTPAAGGGSGESGASESEMERLAKKRKLEGGGSSGTKADDMFGGELVTQRNKQQNKQQNKQQGPTSHPEAG; from the exons ATGATCGAAGACGACATCTACCGTACCTCATCGCAGTTCCGAATCTGGTCCTTCACAGAGGACTCCCTAAAACAACTACGAGCCACAACTAATACCATTGCCAGCGAGAGAGTACGAGCTGCACTACGGAGGGCACGAGAGGCGCGACAGTCGGCCGCCCCGTCCGCGGTAGGGACACCGACGGCAAACCAGTCCGGAAGCGAGGCGGATGGCAAGGGAGCGGAGGAGAGGATTATTGAGTGCTTGACACCGGAGGAGGAGCAGGAATTGGTGCGGTATTATTGCGAGAAGACTGTGGAGCTGGGGGAGACGTATAAACCGCCAATGCCAACAATCGTGCGG GCAACGGCAATTCAATACCTACGCCGCTTCTACCTCACCAACTCCCCCATGACCTAccaccccaaatccatcaTGGCCTGCGCGCTCTTCCTCGCCACAAAAACAGACAATTACTACATGTCCCTGCGCCAATTCGCAGCCGGAATCCCCGGCGACACGACACAGGAAGACGTAATCGCCCCCGAGTTTCTCATCATGCAAAGCCTCCGCTTCACCTTCGATGTACGACACCCCTTCCGCGGCCTTGAAGGAGGCATCATGGAACTCCAAGCCATATCTCAAGGCCTAGGCCAACCATCCCCCCTCCAACCGCAACAAACACCAGAAGACCTCAGACGAGGCCTCTCCTCAATCCCCCCAGCACCCAACGCCTCATCCTCCCAATCCCTCAACGACCGCCTCGCCCGCGCGCACCACACAACCCGCGAGATACTCAAATCCGCCGCCCAAATGACAGACACTTACTTCCTCTACACCCCGTCCCAAATCTGGCTATccgccttcttcctcgccgaCAAACCCCTCGCTGAATTTTACCTCGACACCAAAATCGGCGGCCCCCCCGCAACCGATCCCGATAGTCCCCTCTCCACTCTTCGAACAAAACTCCTCACCATCCTAACCAACTGCTCAAACCTCTTAAGCGCATACAAACCCCTCTCCACTGACCCCGAACAAATGAAGACCCTCCGCCGCATCGCAAAGAAACTATACCACTGCCAGAATCCGGAGAAAGCGAATATCGCGGGCCAGAAGCGGATCCCTGCTGCTGCGACGTCGTCTGGCGCTGCTACCGCGGCTGGGACGCcggctgctggtggtgggagTGGGGAGAGTGGTGCGTCGGAAAGTGAGATGGAACGGttggcgaagaagaggaagttGGAGGGCGGTGGAAGTAGTGGGACGAAGGCTGATGATATGTTTGGGGGCGAGTTGGTGACGCAGCGGAATAAACAGCAGAATAAACAGCAGAATAAACAGCAGGGGCCGACTAGTCATCCTGAGGCTGGGTAG
- a CDS encoding E2 ubiquitin-conjugating protein UBC1 (COG:O;~EggNog:ENOG410PI5J;~InterPro:IPR000608,IPR009060,IPR016135,IPR023313, IPR015368;~PFAM:PF09288,PF00179;~go_function: GO:0005515 - protein binding [Evidence IEA]) codes for MASHRSRRITKELADIHADSQSQIGAEPVGGDEDITHLRGSFPGPPGTPYEGGTYYIDIRIPLEYPFKPPVMKFETKIWHPNVSSQTGAICLDTLSSAWSPVLTVKSSLLSLQSLLNTPEPKDPQDAEVAKMLLHNPKEFERVAQQWAVMYAGAPQNNAAEGSAGESLRGQEQGQQKDDLAKYDGYNKDLIDRFCSMGFDVERVVGAFKYVGIDRSDGEDYELGEEEMGDITARLLGES; via the exons ATGGCTTCCCACAGATCTCGTCGCATTACGAAGGAGCTCGCGGATATCCACGCGGATAGCCAGTCGCAAATCGGGGCGGAACCTGTGGGTGGTGATGAAGATATCACCCATCTTCGCGGTTCATTCCCTGGTCCCCCAGGTACTCCATATGAAGGAGGCACATACTACATTGATATCAGGATCCCTCTTGAATACCCATTTAAGCCGCCAGTTATGAAATTCGAGACCAAGATCTGGCATCCCAATGTTAGCAGTCAAACA GGCGCGATTTGCCTCGACACCCTATCAAGCGCGTGGTCACCAGTCTTGACCGTTAAATCTTCCCTTTTGTCGCTACAGTCCTTGCTCAACACACCCGAGCCCAAGGACCCTCAAGACGCAGAAGTCGCCAAAATGCTTCTCCACAACCCGAAAGAGTTTGAGCGCGTTGCCCAACAGTGGGCAGTGATGTATGCAGGAGCTCCGCAAAATAACGCAGCTGAGGGTAGCGCGGGCGAATCTCTTCGGGGACAGGAGCAGGGACAACAAAAGGACGATCTGGCAAA ATATGATGGATACAACAAAGACCTAATTGACCGGTTCTGCAGTATGGGATTCGACGTCGAGCGAGTCGTTGGTGCTTTCAAGTACGTTGGAATTGACCGGTCTGATGGGGAGGATTATGAGCTGGGCGAAGAGGAAATGGGCGATATCACTGCAAGGCTTCTGGGAGAGTCATGA